The Pyxidicoccus sp. MSG2 DNA segment GGACGACCGCGGGCCCTGACGCTGTATTCCGTCTTCGCCCTGACAGTCGCCGGGTACTACCTCTCCCTCTTCTTTCACAGCATCTTCCCCTCGGCCGACTACCCCTGGGCGTCGCGCATCGCCCTGGGCGCCACCGTCCTCGTGGCCTCCCTGGTGCCGGGCGCCGCGGTGGCCTTCTTCCTGGAGTTCCTGGGCGTCAGCAAGGGAACACACCAGGTCGGTCGGCGGCTCGCCGTGCTGTCCGCCTTCCTGGGACTCGCCGTGGCCGTCACCCCCCTCGCCGACAAGGAGTGGGCCCGGGTGGCCATCGGCATCTGGGTGGGCGGCGCGCTGCTGACCTCCGGTTCGTTGCTGGTCCACCGAGTTCGGACGACGGAATCGCGCATCGAGCAGCTGCGGCTGGCGTACCTGGCCATCGGCGCGGGGGCGGCCATCCTCTTCTCGGCGCTCGACTTCCTGGGGCGCTACGGGATTCCGTTCCCGACACTGGGGCCGGTCTTCTCCACGCTCTACCTGTTCTTCCTCGCGCAGACGCTGCTGCGGCTGCGGCTGATGGATTTGCATGAGCTGCTGGGGAAGATTGCGTCGCAGACGGTGCTGGCCGTCATCCTCGCGGCCGTCTTCACGGTGCTGACGGCGTGGGTGGACGAGGACACGGGACTGTTCGTCTTCAACACGGTGGTGGCGGCCTTCGTGGTCCTCATCCTGTTGGACCCTCTGCGCGCCAAGGTGGAGGAGATGGTGGTGCGCATCTTCTTCCGCGAGCGCTTCGCGCTGCTCGACTCGCTGGGCACGCTGCGGGCGCGGATGACGAACGTGATTGAAATCTCGGAACTGGCGCGGCTGGTGCTGGACACGCTCCACGAGACGGGCCGCGTGACGCACGCGTCGGTGTACCTGCTGGCGGAGGACCGGCCCGGGTACCGGCTGCTGGACTCGCGGGGCCCGCCGCCGGTCGCCTTCCTGGACACGGCGGTGGCGCGCGGCCTGCTGTTCGCCGCGGCGAGCGGGCAGAAGGCGGTGCTCCGCGAGAATGTGGAGCGGCGCGTCACCACCATGCGGATCCAGGCCGTGGAGGGCAAGCGCTACCGCGACGAGCTGAAGCGCCTCAACGACACGCGCGCGGCGCTGGTGCAGGTGAAGGCCGGTATCACCGTGCCTCTGATGGGCAATGACCGCGTCATCGGCTTCCTGAACCTGTGGGACGAGCGGGTGCCGGAGGCGTACGCGTCCGACGAGATTGCGCTGATTCTGGAAGTGGCCGAGCGGCTGGCGACGGTGCTGGAGAACTCGAAGCTGTACGAGAAGATTCGAGAGCGAGACCGTCTGGCGGCGCTGGGTGAGATGGCGGCCGGCCTGGCGCACGAGATTCGCAACCCGCTGGGGGCCATCAAGGGCGCGGCGCAGTGCCTGGACCCGAAGCGGCTGGGAGGCGAGGACGGCGAGTTCCTGGACGTCATCGTGGAGGAAGTGAACCGGCTCAACGGCGTGGTGACGGCGTTCCTCGACTACGCGCGGCCGATGAAGCAGAGCTTCGGGCCCACGGACCTGAACGAGGTGGTGACGCGGACGATGCGGCTCGTGCAGAACGACGTGCCGTCGAACATCTCCCTGGCGGTGGAGCTCGACTTGCAGTTGCACCGGGTGGACGGGGACGCGGAGCAGCTCAAGCAGGTGCTCATCAACCTGGTGCAGAACGCGGTGCAGGCACTGGGCACTCGCGAGGGGCGAATCACGGTGCGCACGGACAAGCCGGAGCGCTTCGGAGAGATTCGCAACGCGGGCGGCGAGTTCGTGGAGGTGCTGGTGTCCGATACGGGGCCTGGCATTCCGTCGGACCAGCATCAGCACATCTTCGTGCCGTTCTTCACGACGAAGCAGAAGGGCACGGGCCTGGGTCTGGCCATCTGCCAGCGCATCGTGAAGAACCACGGAGGGAGCATCTCCGTGCAGAGCAAGGTGAACGAGGGCACCACGTTCGTCATTCGCCTCCCTGCCCTGCCCCCGGAGCCGACCGGTGACGGTGTGCCCGCGGATGGAACGCCGGTGCCCGCCACGCGTCCGTCGCTGTCACTGCCCATCCCGGATGAGCTGCGGGACACGCCCAGGCCGCCGCCACCGGAGCCGGGCCGCAAGCGTGAGCGGCGGCGGCGCGCGGGGTAGTGCCTCGCCTCGTCAGAAGAAGCGGATGATGTCGAAGTAGCGCGAAGCCGAGCCCGCCGCGTTGGAGGCCGTGAGCGTGTACCGCCCCGACGGCACCGAGGTC contains these protein-coding regions:
- a CDS encoding ATP-binding protein → MDIRTQSALLASIIGLALGVSMLLRPGRPRALTLYSVFALTVAGYYLSLFFHSIFPSADYPWASRIALGATVLVASLVPGAAVAFFLEFLGVSKGTHQVGRRLAVLSAFLGLAVAVTPLADKEWARVAIGIWVGGALLTSGSLLVHRVRTTESRIEQLRLAYLAIGAGAAILFSALDFLGRYGIPFPTLGPVFSTLYLFFLAQTLLRLRLMDLHELLGKIASQTVLAVILAAVFTVLTAWVDEDTGLFVFNTVVAAFVVLILLDPLRAKVEEMVVRIFFRERFALLDSLGTLRARMTNVIEISELARLVLDTLHETGRVTHASVYLLAEDRPGYRLLDSRGPPPVAFLDTAVARGLLFAAASGQKAVLRENVERRVTTMRIQAVEGKRYRDELKRLNDTRAALVQVKAGITVPLMGNDRVIGFLNLWDERVPEAYASDEIALILEVAERLATVLENSKLYEKIRERDRLAALGEMAAGLAHEIRNPLGAIKGAAQCLDPKRLGGEDGEFLDVIVEEVNRLNGVVTAFLDYARPMKQSFGPTDLNEVVTRTMRLVQNDVPSNISLAVELDLQLHRVDGDAEQLKQVLINLVQNAVQALGTREGRITVRTDKPERFGEIRNAGGEFVEVLVSDTGPGIPSDQHQHIFVPFFTTKQKGTGLGLAICQRIVKNHGGSISVQSKVNEGTTFVIRLPALPPEPTGDGVPADGTPVPATRPSLSLPIPDELRDTPRPPPPEPGRKRERRRRAG